The window GGTGGCCGGGATGGCTTACCAGTTATGGAAAGGTGCCGACCCCTTTACCATGGCCCGATTTGGGATCGCCTGTGGTACAGCGGCTACCATGAACCCCGGAACACAACTCTTCAATAAATATGATGTTGAAAGATTGTATCAATGGATGTTGAGCCATAAGTAGGTCCTGGGAATAACATTGCCTTCATGAAAATGGCCAGGATGTGTCGCCTATGCCCCCGCAGGCACTGAATGTAAGGCAATCCTATTGCCTTCCGAATCCTCAAAGACAGCCATAAAGCCATATTCAGGAGATATTTCTGTTTTGGGAACAAGGACCTTTCCTCCTGCACCAACTATGCGGTCTAAATACAGCTGGACATCAGGGTTTCCATTCAGGTAGATAAGGGGTCCATGACTGAGGGAAGGATGGTAGAAGCCTTCTGCCTGGCATAGTGCCCCACCGATCCCTTCCATAGGATCGTCAATAGGGAACATCCGCATTTTCAGGTTGGGCATTTCCATGGGCACCAGGCTTACCTGGAAAACAGCCTCATAAAACCTGGCAGCCCTTTCAATATCTGTAGTGGGGATCTCAAACCAGCTGATGGCATGCTTCATGTGGAAGGTTTTTAGCAATGAGTAAAAAATTGATAATCATATAAGTTAATAATTTTTCTGACCCCTCGGAAAAGGAATTGATGAACGGTGGATGGGTAAGCAGGAGCCTGCGTTTCCCATTTTCGCCTTATCTTGCACCTCCTTTACAAATTGCAGATATGGAATACAACAGAATCATTGCAGTGACCGGATTGCCGGGATTGTTTGAATTGGTCAGCAGTAAGACAGACGGTGCGATCGTTCGCTCCCTTGATGATAACACGACTAAATTTGTTTCTTCCCGGATCCACAACTTCTCCCACCTGGAGAGTATCGAGATCTACACGATCAGGGAGAACGTTAACCTGGTGGATGTTTTCCAGGCAATTGAAAAGTCAGGTGAAGCCTTACCCAATGTTAAGGATGGTGCGGCTTTGAAGGCCTTCTTCAAGAAGGTTTATGCCGATATGGACTTCGAACGGGTGTATGCCAGCGATATGAAGAAGATGGTGAAGTGGTATGAAGTCCTGAAGAAGAACAATGTGGAGATCAAACTCAGCCAGTACGCGCCTGTTGAAGAAGCAGCAGAAGTGGTTGAAGCAGCAGCCCCGGTAGTGGAAGTGGCAGAAGAAAAACCTGCAAAGGCCCCCAAGAAAAAGGCAGCCAAGAAAGACGCAGCTGAGCCTGTTGCTGAAGGTGAAGAAAAGCCTAAAAAGACAACCCGCAAGAAAAAGACGGAAGAATAATCTTTCTCATTAACTAAATTGTTCAAGCTACAGCCATCAAGCCATCAAATAATGCTTGATACCTGTAGCTTGAATCGTTTAAACAGTCCCATATGAATTTTACCGCTGATATCAAGAAAGAACCGCGCAGTTTTTTACCAGAAAGCCTGGTGATCGATAAATGGGAAACTCTTGAACCCTATTTCAAGGAGTTGCTGGAAAGGCCAATTGAATCTGTACAGGGCCTGGAAAAATGGATGAAGGATGCCAGTGAACTGGAAGCTGTAGTCAGTGAGGATGCCTGCTGGCGACAGATCAGGATGACCTGCGACACCGAGAACAAGGAATTGGAGGAAGCCTTCAACTTCTTTGTTATGGAGATCCAACCCAGGATCCAGCCCTATGCGGATAAGCTTAACCGTAAGTTGGTCGACTGTCCTTTTACCGCTTCGCTGGACCAGGAAAAATATTTTACCTATCTCCGTAGCGTTAAGAACAGCATCGCCCTTTTCAGGGAAGCCAATATCCCCCTGCAGGCCGAAATCAGTGTAATGGCCCAGCATTATGGGGTGATCAGCGGAAAAATGACGGTGAAGATCGATGATAAGGAATACACCCTTCAGCAAGCAAGCAAGTTCCTGGAAAACCCGGACAGGAAGGTCAGGGAATTGGCCTACAGACGCATCCAGGAAAGAAGGTACCAGGACAAGGATAGCCTGAATGACCTGTTCTCCCAATTGCTGGCAAAGCGCCACCAGGTAGCCTTGAATGCCGGTTTCGCCAATTACCGTGATTATAAGTTTGCCGAAATGGGACGCTTCGATTACACAAAAGAAGATTGCTTTGCATTCCATGAGGCAGTGAAAAAACATATCGTTCCATTGGTTGCCGGGATCTACCGGAAGAAAAAAACAAAGCTTGGCTTAGATACCCTTCGTCCCTGGGATACAGATGCAGAACCCGAAGGTGTTGAACCCTTAAGGCCTTTCACTAATGGGGAAGAGTTGCTCAACAAAACTGTTGATTGCCTTCGACAACTCAGGCCATTCTTTGCCGATTGCCTGCTTACTATGAAAAAAATGGGTAGGCTTGACCTCGAAAGCCGCAAGGGTAAAGCTCCCGGTGGTTATAATTGTCCACTGGCAGAAACAGGCGCCCCTTTCATTTTTATGAATGCCGCCGGACAAATGCATGATGTGACCACCATGGTTCATGAAAGCGGTCACGCTGTGCATTCCTTCCTTGCACATCCCCTACCTCTTAGCGCATTCAAGGAATATCCAATGGAAGTGGCTGAAGTAGCCAGTATGTCAATGGAATTGTTCACCATGGATTACTGGACAAGTTTCTTTTCTAAAGAAGAGGAGTTGAAAAGGGCTAAGGAGCACCAGCTGGAAAGGGTGATAACCATCTTCCCATGGATCGCTATCATAGACAAATACCAGCATTGGCTTTATGAAAACCCCGGTCATTCCCTCGAAGAAAGGGCGAAGAGATGGATGGAGATAAACGAAGAATTCTCAACTGGCGAATTAGATCTGGGTGGCCTTGAAGAATTCCGCAAATACGGCTGGCAACGCCAATTGCATCTTTTTGAAGTGCCCTTCTATTACATCGAATATGGAATTGCGCAATTGGGTGCTATTGGTATGTGGATGCAATTCAAAACGGATAAGGAGAAGGCATTGGACAATTATATGCATGCATTAAGCCTGGGTGGAACCCGGACCTTACCGGAATTGTATAAGGCGGCTGGGATCAAATTTGACCTGGGTCCTGATCGTGTGGAAGAATTGATGGGATTTGTTCAACAAGAGATGAACAGAAGTTGATTTTGGTCAAAAAAATACCCTCTTTGTGGTACATAATTTTATTGCAATTCACCCTAAATGCCCTTATATTTGTAATGGAAAACACTTAGAACAATAGATATCTCTATAAAATAGCTACTAATCAGAGCCTTAACCAAAAGTCCCGGTGTGTCTACATTGGGGCTTTATTTTTTTACTACACGATAAGAGCCTTCAGTTGGGTTATAACGAATCGATCAATATTTAGTTCGGCTTCTACCATAAATTATTTCAAAAATGCAAATTTTGGGCCATTCATTAAATCCCGAAAGAAATCTTCTTAAAACTGTTATGTATTAGGAAGATGTTTGCTGCATGGAAAGCTGCTTGGATGGATCGCCATAGAATAGCTTATTAATCCTACAGTACTAATAGAAATTTTCTCCCATCCTGGTGTATCAACAATTGACCTTTATTCCCCTTCACGCTCTCCTGCAAGGGACGCCGAAGTATTTAAGGCGATAAAAATTATTCATCCAACAGCTCAACCGATCTTTCGACTACCCATTGGTCATAAGAGACAACGAGGGGTTACGTGATGATAACGGTCTGTTGAAAATGCACAATATGTTGAAAGGGTGATGGTGGTTTGCTTAAAGCGGAAGCAGGCAACTGGCCTGGCTTACTTGCAGGTTTTGCATTTACCGCTAACCACCATCTCCACCTGCTTGATCGAATACCCTTTAGGGAGTTGAATGGATGGGATGGAGACTTCTTCCAGGCAAATGGTATTGCCACAGGAATCACAAACAAAGTGAACATGGTTATCATGGTGATGCCCTTCACTGCATTCTTCCTTGCAAAGGGCATAGCGGATACTATTATCCGAAGTAGGGATGGTGTGAATGATTCCCTTGTTCAGGAAAACCTGCAAGGTCCTGTAAACGGTCACCCGGTCAAACTTTTCATCCGTGCCTTTTTCAATGTCTGCATGAGCAAGTGCACCCTGTTGGCCAAGGAATAACTCCAGGATCTTCACCCTGCTACCGGTTACACTTAACTGGTTCCGTTTTAGGATATCATGAATGCGGTCCTGCATATGCCTTACTGGGGATTGTTATTGAATAATCCGTTCGCAAACCTCGCTCCACCTGATGTTTTTTCCTTGAGTAACTCTGGTATGTCCTTCATCAGGTCTTCCAACTCTTCCTGCTTCAATCCATCATAGATCTTCCTTACCTGGCCCTTCTTGTCTACCAGGGCAAAGAATTGCGTATGGATGAATTGGTCTTCTATTTTCTCATTGTTATTCTTCGGGTCATCCAGCAGGTAACTTACACGGGCCACATGGTAGAGACTGTCCTTCCTGCCGGTAAGGAAATACCAGTTGCCGCCATTCACACCCAATGAATCTGCATATGTCTTCATCCTGCCCACCGAATCGGTTTCCGGATCCACACTGTGGGAAAGTATGGCAAAGCCCTTTTCATTCCTGTATTTCTCATATACCTTCTTCATGTTGGTATTCATTTTTGGACAGATCCCCTTACAGGTCGTAAAGAAATACTCGGCAACGTAAACCTTTCCTTCAATCGTCCTTTCCGTTACTTCCCGACCTTCCTGATCGAGGAAATGAAAGGGTTGTACCCTGCTGAGAACCGGCAATTTCACTTCAGTAAAACCCGGCAAGGCACGGTTCATGGCATATACAAACCCAAAAAACAGGACCACAAAAAACAACAGGTAGTAGATCGCTTTCTTGCTCATAACATACAAAGTTACGCTCACCAATATGAATTGGTGGCTTTCTGTTAAAAAGAAGAAAGATTTTGCAACAAAGTTGCATCTACCTATTTTTGCAGTCCTCCATGAATTTTAAGATCAATTGGGACGCTTTAGGAATTGCCGCATCATTAGCCTGTGCTATCCACTGCGCGATCCTGCCATTAATCATGACGAGCCTGCCGGTATTCGGTATCAATATCATTGACAATATGTCCTTTGAATACCTGATGATCCTGCTGGCCTTCCTGATCGGTGTCAATGCCCTATCCCATGGATACCGGAAGCACCATCACCAGATCCTGCCCATCCTGATCTTTGTTTTTGGAATTATATTGCTGATAGCCAAGCAATTATGGCATGAATGGCAATTGTATTTCCTAGTGCCCGCAGTAGCCGCGGTCGTATTTGCCCATTTCTATAACTATCGCCTCTGCAGGAAAGCCAACCACTGCCACGCCAGTGACTGTAATCACTAAGTTTTCCCGATTTCACAAACTTTGGGCACGGTCATTTGTTATTTTTGTACGTAAACGTTGTTGTATTATGATCAAGACTGGAAATCCTGTAATCAGTATCTATACGGAAATGACTCCGAACCCGGAAACGATGAAGTTCGTTGCCAACAAACTGCTGTATCCCGGTAAGAGCATTGACCTGCCCGATATGGAAAGCGCAAAACCTTCACCGCTCGCTGTGGAGTTGTTTGGCTTCCCCTTTATCAAGAGCGTATTCATCGCCTCTAATTTCGTGACCCTCACCAAGACCTCCGATGCAGAATGGAATGATGTGATCCCGACCATCCGCCAGTTCCTGAAGGAGTACCTGGAAGAAGGCAAGGCTGTGGTGAACGAAGAGGAATTGGCCCAGATCAAACCAGCCAGCTCTAATGAAGTAACCGCCGACGACGATGATATCGTGAAGCGCATCAAGGAATTGCTGGAGAACTATGTTAAACCAGCCGTTGAAATGGATGGTGGCGCTATCCAGTTCAAAAGTTATAATGATGGCGTGGTCAACCTGATGCTGCAGGGAAGCTGCAGTGGTTGCCCATCCAGCATGATCACCCTGAAAGCGGGTATCGAAGGCATGATGAAGCGCATGATCCCTGAAGTGAAGGAAGTAGTGGCTGAAGCTGAATAATTCAAATCATTCATTTAGAAAGGCTGCCCTTTGGGGTGGCCTTTTTTATTTCCGGACTTCCTATTCCCTGTTTGTGCAGTATCTTGTAAGGGAAGGAATCAAGGCACAATAGCTATGAACCTACTAGACCCGGAGGATCACCTGCACCAACTTCCCGCTATCCGCATCTATCCCGTTGCTGAGCATGCCATCACCATCAGTATTGGCGAAGGTTACAACAGGGAAAGGCATCGCCTGCTGCTTTACCTCGCAGCTCAACTGGGATCTGCTGCCCTACCCGGCCTCCTGGACCTCAGTATCGCTTATAATAGCCTGACCGTTTTCTTTGATCCTATCCGCCTTTTGAAGGAACCGCATACAACTCCGGTTCAAAAAATGACCAGGATGCTGCAGGGGATATGGGATAACCTGGAGGCAGGACAATTCCAACCGGAAGGCAGGCACCACATCATTCCCGTCTGTTATGATGGCGGCTACGGCCCAGACCTGGAGCCAATAGCTAAAACCCATTCCATGGATAGCGAAAGCCTGATCAAGATATTTGAATCGGAGACCTACTATGTCTATATGGTAGGTTTCAGCCCCGGTTTCCCCTACATGGGAACCGTTCCCGACCAGATCGCCTCTCCCCGTAAGGCCAGTCCCGCTTTGAGGGTTGCGCCAGGCTCAGTAGGCATAGCCGGCAACCAAACGGGAATCTATCCACAGGCCACCCCTGGCGGATGGCAGATCATTGGCAGGACCCCACTGAAAATATTTGATGCTGATGCCAGGGATTGCTGCCTTTTCAAACCTGGTGATACGGTGAGTTTTAGCCGGATCGATTCCGCAACCTTTAAATACCTGAACCAGTATGAAGATGCTTAAATGCGGGATCGCCTCTATCCAGGACCACGGTCGGTATGGTTACCGCAATCTCGGGATCAACACGGGAGGCCCGATGGACCAGGCAGCCTATCGCCTGGGCAATATGCTGGTAGCCAATGTGCCGGGAACGGCTGCTGTTGAACTGGCCACCGGTGAATTCCTGGGACAGGCAAATTTTCGCTTATTGGTTGCCGTTAGCGGTCTCGGATACCATGTCCGGGTCAATGAAAAGACATCCCCCTGCTGGCGACCCATCGTGCTCGAGGAAGGGGACCTGCTCCATGTCATCCCGGAGAAGGGCGGTTATGCCTATATCTGCATTCATGGAGGGATCAGGACCCAGGAATGGCTGGGATCGCGGTCTCTGCATCCTGCCTGCAGGAAAGGTGGCATCAACGGGGACTTATTGAAGAAAGGCGATACCCTTCCTTTGACAAGGTTCCTTGAAGAACAGGCTGCAAGGATGGTGGACCAGCTCAGAACCAAGCCCGCCTTTCGCCTGTCGAACTCGGTTATACCCGATTACGATAGCCCCACCATCAGGGTATTTGCAGGTCCGGAGTGGGATTGGTTTGACGATGATGCCAAAGCGCAATTCCTAAACCGTCCTTTTAAACTGACCCCAATGGTCAGCAGGATGGGCTTTCGCCTTTCCGGAAACCCCATCAATAAGTCTGTAAGCCGGGAAATGATATCCAGCGCGGTTGTTCCAGGAACCATACAGGTGAGTGGCGACGGCCAGCTCCTGGTCCTCATGGCGGATGCCCAAACCACCGGGGGATACCCAAGGATCGCCGGCGTTTCTGCTGTTGACCTGCCCATTCTGGCAGCCATGCAACCGGGCAATTCCGCTAATTTTAAGATGATCCCTTTCCAGGAAGCAGAACAGTTGCTATTGGAAAGGGAGCGGTTATTTAATCAAATTGAAAAGGACCTCAGGTTACTGCATTCATGAACAGGATTACGATCGATATCAACTGCGATATGGGCGAAGGCACTGGCAACGATGCCATATTGATGCCTTTGATCAGTTCTGCCAATATTGCCTGTGGCTTCCATGCAGGCGACCCTGAAACCATGAGGCATACCGTGCAGTTGGCAAAAAAATACCATGTGGCCATTGGCGCCCATCCCTCCTTTTTTGACAGGGAACATTTTGGAAGAAGGAAAATGGATATTGCCCCTGAAAAGATCTATGCACTCGTGATCTACCAGGTCGGCGCATTGGCAACGATCTGTAAGGCCGAAGGCGCCCGGCTGCGCCATGTAAAACCACATGGTGCTTTGTACAACCAATCCGCTTCCGACCCCGGTATCGCCAGGGCCATTGCATCTGCTGTCAGGGACTGTGACCGCGACCTTGTACTTTTCGGCCTGGCAGGCAGCAAACTGGTGGAAGCCGGACGGGCCATGGGTTTAACAGTTGCTGAGGAAGCTTTTGCAGACCGAAGCTATTCCAGGGATGGAAGCCTTACGCCCCGCACCCAGGCCAATGCGCTCATCAATAGTTCCAAAAAAGCAACAGCCCAGGTACTGGATATTATCCGGGAAGGGAAAGTAATGGCCACTGATGGATCAACTGTAAGCCTGCATGCAGATACCATCTGCATCCATGGGGATGGCCAGCATGCGGTTGATTTTGCCAGGGCCATACAGGAAACACTGCGTACCCATTCCATAACCATCCAGTCACCCCATGCAGCAAAACCCCAGGTTTAATAGGCAAACGTTCTGGAGTGCCGCCTTCCTGATGGCCACCTCTGCCATTGGGCCAGGTTTTCTTACCCAGACTACCGTTTTTACGGAACAGCTATTGGCCAGCTTTGGTTTTGTCATCCTGCTATCTATCCTTTTGGACATCGGCGTACAACTCAATATCTGGAGGATCATTTCTGCAGCCAACAAACCCGCCCAGGAAATTGCCAATGCTGTGATCCCAGGCATGGGAGGATTTCTTGCCGCATTGATCATCTTCGGCGGCCTCGCCTTTAATATCGGCAATATCGCAGGGGCTGGACTTGGGCTGGAAGTTTTAACAGGAATGGACAACCGAATTGGTGCCGGATTGAGTGCTTTGATCGCCATAGCCCTGCTGATCGGCAAGAATGGTAATAAAGCCATGGACCATTTTGTAAAGGCCCTGGGGGTCCTGATGATCGTCCTGACAATATATGTGGTATTCCAATCTGATCCACCTGTTGGGGAAGCTGTTTACCGCTCCTTCCTTCCGGTCAGGACCGATTGGACCGCTGTGATCACCATTGTTGGCGGCACTGTGGGTGGTTATATCTGTTTCGCAGGTGCGCACAGGTTGTTGGATGCCGGTGTAACCGGACAGGCATCCATGAAGGAGGTATCAGGTGGGGCGATCAGGGGCATCCTTACGGCATCTGCCATGCGCGTACTATTATTCCTTGCCGCACTGGGGGTAGTAGCCAAAGGCATCAGGCTAGATGCTGCCAATCCAGCTGCAGATGTATTCAGGCAGGCAGCAGGTAATCTGGGGTTTCGCGTATTCGGTTTGGTCATGTGGAGTGCTGCCATCACTTCTGTAATCGGCTCTGCCTACACTTCTATTTCCTTTATCCGGTCTGAAAGACCCTTCTTCAGGAAATACCAACCCGTGCTGACGGGAATATTCATCCTCGTTTCCACAGGTATTTATCTATGGGTGGGGAAACCGGTCAGCCTGCTGATCTGGGCAGGAACCATCAATGGATTCATCTTGCCGGTTTCATTGGTGATACTGCTGGCGGCAACATTTAAGACGCCTATCATGAACCATTATCAACACCCGAAATGGTTGACCATTTCGGGGTTGATCATAGCACTGCTCATGGCAGCCATGGCCATAAGGGTATTGTTCAATCAATAATTAGGAAAGACCATGCGAATAGCTGGTCATGGCCCTTATCAAAGAAGCGTAACTTCAGAACTGATGGCTGTATTCAACAGCTTTGAGATCGGACAATTTTCTTCTGCATCCTTCACACAGGCATCCAGCTGCACCTTGCTGATACCCGGAACCTTTGCTTTCAGGATCAGGTGTGACTTGGTCACCGCACCATTTTCGAAGGTAATTTCGCACCTGGTCTCCAATGTGTCAGGGGTAAATCCTGCTGCGCCTAATACAAAGCTCAGCTTCATGGTGAAACATCCGGCATGGGCGGCAGCAACCAGTTCTTCAGGATTGGTGCCTACTCCGTTCTCAAAACGGGAGCTGAAGGAATACTGGGTCTGGTTCAACACGGTGCTTTGGGTGGTAAGGTGTCCATTACCTTCTTTTCCCGAACCGTTCCATACTGCGGTTGCATTGCGGATCATAGTATAAATTTTATTGGTTAATTAATTCAGGTGGCCGGATGGTAAAGATATACCATTGAAGCCTCTGCACTCCATTCCACTGGCAATTAGCCATTCAGGTCCTTCTGCCAGTTTATCTTTCTTTCCCTGAGGTAGTCCAGTACAAAGTCAAAACAGGCTTTGTCCTTTCCAACCAGTTCCGGCGGGAATACCCCTTTTGCCTTGAACAAACCTTTTGCCACTAATTCTACTGCAGCTGTACAGGTATAACCGGTAGTCCTGGACATCGAGGAAATGCCGCTGACCGGGTCATAACGGTCAAGCAGGTCATAGGTCACCCTTACCGGTTTCCCATCTTTCTCACCATCAACGATCACCCGCATCACGGTAAACTCTTCTTCATCCGGACCCAGTTTCCATTCCTTGAAAAGGATCTTGGATGAGAAGTCAATGGGCCTGATGGAATGGCCATCCACCTCCACCGGCTCATGGCCAAAGAAGCCGCTCTGCTGCAGGGCGAGGATCAGGTCAACATGGCCAGGGTAGCGAAGGGTTTGTTCCTTCTGGTTGGGAACATGGGGCATGGTGTGGAGCAAACTCCGCAATCCATCGGTGTTGAAGGCCTCTAATGTGCCGATCCCTTCGAAGTTCATGTAATTCCTTTCGGAAAGGGCCGGCTTCACCACAATATGTCCGTTCTCCTTTAACCTGGCCGGACGGGTATATTCCTCGATCACATCCACCGGGGAAAAAGGAGCTTTGTATTCGAAAGGTTTCTTACGCACTTTGGGAAGACCGCCTACATAGATCTCAAATGCATTCACCTTTATCTCTTCATTATAGCGGCCAATAATGAAATTACTCATGCCAGGCGCCACACCACAATCGGTGATAGCGGTAACATTCTTTTTCACCGCCAGCTCATGGAGCTGCAGGGCATCTTCGGGAAAAAAGGAAATATCCACCACATCCTTACCGGCATCAATTACTGCTTCTAGGGCCCTGTATCCCATGAACCCGGGAACAGCCGTTACCACCAGGTCAAATGGCTGCAACCAATCGGTATAAAGGTTGAACTGCCCAAGATCAGCCACCCGGGTGTGGATAGAGGCATTCCGGGCACGCAATACCTGCAAGGGCGCTTCATGGAGATCGAATGAGGTTACCTGGTGCCTTTCAGCGAGATCAAGCGCAATGGCGCGTCCAACCATTCCGGAACCTAATACTGCTATATTCATGTTCTTGTTTTAATCGGTTATTAATTACGGCCCCTGAAGGTATCCATTGATTTATAGATACCCAGCCATTTTCCTACGATCAGGTCATACCAGCGCTGCGGAAGGATTCCCCTGAATAACGGTAACGCATAAACGATACCTGGCATCCTTACAAAGATCTTGTTCCGCTCAATGCCTTTAATGATCTTCCTTACGGCCACATCCTGCTCAACGATGGGGATGAAGGGTGATTGCACCCCGCTGAACATTCCTGTGTTAATATAAAATGGCGTTACGGTAGTTACATGCAGGTCGGGGGAAATGCCTTCCAGTTCAAGCCTTAAGGATTCGCTCCACCCTATCACCGCCCATTTGCTGGCAACATAAATGCTCATGCGAAGATTAGGGCTCATTCCCGCAGCGGAGGCAATGTTCACCACATGCCCGCGGCGGTTCCTGATCATGCCCGGAACAAATTCCAGCGCAATATGCATCAGGGCATCGGTATTGATACTCATGGTAAAATCGATATCCCTGTGGGTATGCTCATGGAAGGGCTTACCAATGATGACACCGGCATTATTGATAAGGATATCTATCCCTCCAAACTGCTCCCTGGCCCTTGCTGCTGCCGATTGGATGGAGTCAACACTGGAAACATCGACCTTATCCGTATGGATGCGCTTGCCTTGCTGCGCCATTTCAACAGCAAGTTTTTCCATTCCAGCCTCATCAATATCCCAAATGATAACATTGGAGGCACCCTTTTCCAGGCATGAAATGGCCATGCCCTTTCCAATACCGGAGGCACCACCGGTTATCAATACCGTGCTATTGGCGATAAGACTCATAGAAAGAATTTACGGCAATCTAAAAATTCCGCTGCATTTTTACGAATCATGGGAGAAATCTGGCATCAATTCATCACCGGACTACAGCAAACCAGTTTGCTGGAGTTCATAGCTGTCTTGGCAGGAATTGCCAGTGTCTGGTTCAGCAGGAAGGAGAATATCCTCGTTTACCCGGTCGGCCTGATCAATACCACTACCTATGTCTACCTTAGCCTGAAGGGGCATTTGTTTGGTGAAGCCAGTGTGAACCTTTACTATACCATCATGAGTATCTACGGCTGGATACTGTGGGCCAGGAAGGACGAGCACCATGAGACCGTCTTACATATCACCCATTCCAATAAAAAGGAATGGCTCCGGCAACTGGCATTCTTTGCGGGATTCTATCTTGCCCTTTACCTGGCACTGAATTACCTCAAACAGAATTTCGCCCCCGAGGCCATTCCCTGGGCTGATGCCTTTGCCAGTGCAACAGCCTATACCGGCATGTGGCTGATGGCGCGCAAAAAGGTGGAGAGCTGGTACTGGTGGATCGCAACCAATATCGCATCCATTCCCTTGTATTTCACCAAAGGCTATGTCTTCACCAGCTTTCAATACCTCGTCCTGCTCATCCTGGCCATAGCAGGCTTGTTGGAATGGAACAAAAAATCCATTTCAAGGTCTGGAAGGAATTGAACGTACCATGACACTCTTATAGGCCAATTTCATCAACTTTGCTAAGAACCCATTGAATTCTACTGGTCGATCATGTTAAAAAAGGTTGTCATCATAGGACCTGAATCTACCGGCAAAAGCACCTTGTGCAGCCAGCTGGCCACACATTTTAATTCCCAGTGGTGTCCGGAGTACGCGC is drawn from Flavihumibacter rivuli and contains these coding sequences:
- the pnuC gene encoding nicotinamide riboside transporter PnuC; translation: MGEIWHQFITGLQQTSLLEFIAVLAGIASVWFSRKENILVYPVGLINTTTYVYLSLKGHLFGEASVNLYYTIMSIYGWILWARKDEHHETVLHITHSNKKEWLRQLAFFAGFYLALYLALNYLKQNFAPEAIPWADAFASATAYTGMWLMARKKVESWYWWIATNIASIPLYFTKGYVFTSFQYLVLLILAIAGLLEWNKKSISRSGRN
- a CDS encoding OsmC family protein, producing MIRNATAVWNGSGKEGNGHLTTQSTVLNQTQYSFSSRFENGVGTNPEELVAAAHAGCFTMKLSFVLGAAGFTPDTLETRCEITFENGAVTKSHLILKAKVPGISKVQLDACVKDAEENCPISKLLNTAISSEVTLL
- a CDS encoding NRAMP family divalent metal transporter, translated to MQQNPRFNRQTFWSAAFLMATSAIGPGFLTQTTVFTEQLLASFGFVILLSILLDIGVQLNIWRIISAANKPAQEIANAVIPGMGGFLAALIIFGGLAFNIGNIAGAGLGLEVLTGMDNRIGAGLSALIAIALLIGKNGNKAMDHFVKALGVLMIVLTIYVVFQSDPPVGEAVYRSFLPVRTDWTAVITIVGGTVGGYICFAGAHRLLDAGVTGQASMKEVSGGAIRGILTASAMRVLLFLAALGVVAKGIRLDAANPAADVFRQAAGNLGFRVFGLVMWSAAITSVIGSAYTSISFIRSERPFFRKYQPVLTGIFILVSTGIYLWVGKPVSLLIWAGTINGFILPVSLVILLAATFKTPIMNHYQHPKWLTISGLIIALLMAAMAIRVLFNQ
- a CDS encoding SDR family oxidoreductase yields the protein MSLIANSTVLITGGASGIGKGMAISCLEKGASNVIIWDIDEAGMEKLAVEMAQQGKRIHTDKVDVSSVDSIQSAAARAREQFGGIDILINNAGVIIGKPFHEHTHRDIDFTMSINTDALMHIALEFVPGMIRNRRGHVVNIASAAGMSPNLRMSIYVASKWAVIGWSESLRLELEGISPDLHVTTVTPFYINTGMFSGVQSPFIPIVEQDVAVRKIIKGIERNKIFVRMPGIVYALPLFRGILPQRWYDLIVGKWLGIYKSMDTFRGRN
- a CDS encoding saccharopine dehydrogenase family protein, whose product is MNIAVLGSGMVGRAIALDLAERHQVTSFDLHEAPLQVLRARNASIHTRVADLGQFNLYTDWLQPFDLVVTAVPGFMGYRALEAVIDAGKDVVDISFFPEDALQLHELAVKKNVTAITDCGVAPGMSNFIIGRYNEEIKVNAFEIYVGGLPKVRKKPFEYKAPFSPVDVIEEYTRPARLKENGHIVVKPALSERNYMNFEGIGTLEAFNTDGLRSLLHTMPHVPNQKEQTLRYPGHVDLILALQQSGFFGHEPVEVDGHSIRPIDFSSKILFKEWKLGPDEEEFTVMRVIVDGEKDGKPVRVTYDLLDRYDPVSGISSMSRTTGYTCTAAVELVAKGLFKAKGVFPPELVGKDKACFDFVLDYLRERKINWQKDLNG